A genomic segment from Pseudomonas mendocina encodes:
- the aauR gene encoding two-component response regulator AauR, producing the protein MSDSLTVLIVEDDPHVLLGCQQALALEDITSIGVGSAEEALAQIDADFAGIVVSDIRLPGIDGLELLKRLKQRDPSLPVVLITGHGDIGMAVGAMRDGAYDFMEKPFSPERLVDVARRALEQRSLAREVNALRRQLAGRQALEQRIIGRSPAMQQLRELISNVADTNANVLIEGETGTGKELIARCLHDFSRRQPKQFVALNCGGLPESLFESEIFGHEAHAFTGAGKRRIGKIEHADGGSLFLDEIESMPINLQIKLLRVLQEHSLERLGSNQPIAVDCRVIAATKADLGELGKRGEFRSDLYYRLNVVTLELPPLRERREDIALLFEHFLQLAALRFDRSVPELDRQTLAALMAHDWPGNVRELRNVAERFALGLPVFKKSGLADSTGPGFNEAVEAFERNLLAAALERHDGNLSQAAQALGLAKTTLFDKVKKYGL; encoded by the coding sequence ATGAGCGACAGCCTCACCGTCCTGATCGTCGAAGACGACCCCCATGTGCTGCTCGGTTGCCAGCAGGCCCTGGCGCTGGAAGACATCACCAGCATTGGCGTCGGCAGCGCCGAGGAAGCCTTGGCCCAGATCGACGCTGACTTCGCCGGCATCGTCGTCAGCGATATTCGCCTGCCCGGCATCGATGGCCTGGAACTGCTCAAGCGCCTCAAGCAGCGCGACCCGAGCCTGCCGGTGGTACTGATTACCGGCCACGGCGATATCGGCATGGCGGTCGGCGCGATGCGCGATGGCGCCTACGACTTCATGGAAAAACCCTTCTCACCGGAGCGCCTGGTGGATGTCGCCCGCCGCGCCCTGGAGCAGCGTAGCCTGGCCCGCGAGGTCAACGCCCTGCGTCGCCAACTGGCCGGGCGCCAGGCGCTGGAGCAACGCATCATCGGTCGTTCGCCGGCCATGCAGCAACTACGCGAACTGATCAGTAACGTCGCCGATACCAACGCCAACGTGCTGATCGAGGGTGAAACCGGCACCGGCAAGGAACTGATCGCCCGCTGCCTGCACGACTTCAGCCGGCGCCAGCCCAAGCAGTTCGTCGCGCTGAACTGCGGTGGCCTGCCGGAAAGCCTGTTCGAGAGCGAAATATTCGGCCACGAAGCGCACGCCTTCACCGGCGCAGGCAAACGTCGCATCGGCAAGATCGAACACGCCGATGGCGGTAGCCTGTTCCTCGACGAGATCGAAAGCATGCCGATCAACCTGCAGATCAAGCTGCTGCGCGTGCTGCAGGAACACAGCCTGGAACGCCTGGGTTCGAACCAGCCGATTGCCGTGGACTGCCGGGTGATCGCCGCCACCAAGGCCGATCTCGGTGAGCTGGGCAAGCGCGGTGAATTTCGCAGCGACCTCTACTACCGCCTCAACGTGGTCACCCTGGAACTGCCACCGCTGCGCGAGCGTCGCGAGGACATCGCCCTCCTGTTCGAACACTTCCTGCAACTGGCCGCACTGCGCTTCGACCGCTCCGTACCGGAGCTCGATAGGCAGACCCTGGCCGCGCTGATGGCCCACGACTGGCCCGGCAACGTGCGCGAACTGCGCAACGTCGCCGAGCGCTTCGCCCTGGGGTTGCCGGTATTCAAGAAAAGTGGCCTGGCCGACAGCACCGGCCCCGGCTTCAACGAAGCGGTGGAAGCCTTCGAGCGCAACCTGCTGGCCGCCGCGCTGGAGCGCCACGACGGCAATCTCAGCCAGGCAGCGCAGGCACTGGGCCTGGCCAAGACCACGCTGTTCGACAAGGTGAAGAAATACGGCTTGTAG
- the fdhA gene encoding formaldehyde dehydrogenase, glutathione-independent: MSDNRGVVYLGAGKVEVQKIDYPKMQDPRGKKIEHGVILKVVSTNICGSDQHMVRGRTTAQVGLVLGHEITGEVIEKGRDVERLQIGDLVSVPFNVACGRCRSCKEQHTGVCLTVNPARAGGAYGYVDMGDWTGGQAEYVLVPYADFNLLKLPDRDKAMEKIRDLTCLSDILPTGYHGAVTAGVGPGSTVYVAGAGPVGLAAAASARLLGAAVVIVGDLNPARLAHAKAQGFEIADLSLDTPLHEQIAALLGEPEVDCAIDCVGFEARGHGHEGAKHEAPATVLNSLMQVTRVAGKIGIPGLYVTEDPGAVDAAAKIGSLSIRFGLGWAKSHSFHTGQTPVMKYNRALMQAIMWDRLNIAEIVGVQVISLDDAPRGYGEFDAGVPKKFVIDPHKMFSAA, encoded by the coding sequence ATGTCTGATAATCGTGGTGTGGTTTACCTCGGCGCGGGCAAGGTCGAAGTACAGAAGATCGACTACCCGAAAATGCAGGATCCGCGCGGCAAGAAGATCGAGCACGGGGTCATCCTGAAAGTCGTTTCCACCAACATCTGCGGCTCCGACCAGCACATGGTGCGCGGTCGTACCACCGCTCAGGTCGGCCTGGTTCTGGGTCACGAGATCACCGGTGAGGTGATCGAGAAGGGCCGCGACGTCGAGCGTCTGCAGATCGGTGACCTGGTTTCCGTTCCCTTCAACGTCGCCTGCGGTCGCTGCCGTTCCTGCAAGGAGCAGCACACCGGCGTGTGCCTGACCGTCAACCCGGCGCGTGCCGGCGGTGCCTACGGCTACGTCGACATGGGCGACTGGACCGGCGGTCAGGCCGAGTACGTGCTGGTGCCTTACGCCGACTTCAACCTGCTCAAGCTGCCGGATCGCGACAAAGCCATGGAGAAGATCCGTGACCTGACCTGCCTGTCCGACATTCTGCCCACCGGCTATCACGGCGCCGTTACCGCTGGCGTCGGCCCGGGCAGCACCGTCTACGTCGCCGGTGCCGGTCCGGTCGGTCTGGCCGCTGCTGCCTCGGCCCGTCTGCTCGGCGCTGCCGTGGTCATCGTCGGTGACCTTAACCCGGCCCGTCTGGCGCATGCCAAGGCCCAGGGCTTCGAGATCGCCGACCTGTCGCTGGACACGCCGCTGCACGAGCAGATCGCCGCGCTGCTGGGCGAGCCGGAAGTCGACTGCGCCATCGACTGCGTGGGCTTCGAGGCCCGTGGTCATGGCCACGAAGGCGCCAAGCACGAGGCTCCGGCTACCGTGCTCAACTCACTGATGCAGGTCACCCGCGTCGCCGGCAAGATCGGTATCCCCGGTCTGTACGTTACCGAAGACCCGGGCGCGGTGGACGCTGCGGCCAAGATCGGCAGCCTGAGCATCCGCTTTGGCCTCGGCTGGGCCAAGTCGCACAGCTTCCACACCGGCCAGACCCCGGTGATGAAGTACAACCGTGCGCTGATGCAGGCCATCATGTGGGACCGCCTCAACATCGCGGAAATCGTTGGCGTACAGGTCATCAGCCTGGACGACGCACCGCGTGGCTACGGCGAGTTCGACGCTGGCGTGCCGAAGAAATTCGTCATCGACCCGCACAAGATGTTCAGCGCGGCGTGA